In the genome of Paenibacillus sp. FSL R5-0766, one region contains:
- a CDS encoding iron ABC transporter permease gives MEKLKRNMIILRGQANGRKSVFSLPGLFRWNRLIALLGAIAVLLFFVYPILKLVLLSFQGEQGLTLAHYNELLQQERFWSTLRNTVYIVIGSTVFSLVIGTALAWVVAYTDIRHKSALHMGIMLCFILPSYVLTLSWSSFTGSQSWLAHLLQWIHPDLAPWSMYSMGGIVFVMGIHHFPLVYMFTLDVLRKIPPDLEWAARAGGASRIEVFRRITLPLALPGLTAGGLLVFLASLDNFGIPAFLGTPVNISVLSTLIYEEIIGFGPSAFARGASLSVLLGAAAVVGSLLQWILLRKSHASDTMQPDLTPRYNLGRMRKPLTLAIWAGLALITIIPLSSMISMSLKRAYGLGLTPANMTLDNYKYILFENERVWQAIQNSLVLSLVTMLACLIIGSGFAYIRVRKPNQFNKMAELATAVPYTLPGIVFALSMILVWMEPVPGWNPGIYGTMTILFIAYICRFLILQIRSSVTSFMQLDASMEEAARISGAGFWRKWTAVLLPLLLPGILTGGMLVFLTALTELTVSALLYSSGSQTIGVTIFSFEQAGDTLYSTALSSLIVALIAAGGVILLIAQRWATRKGVKS, from the coding sequence ATGGAGAAATTGAAGAGAAACATGATCATTCTTAGGGGGCAAGCTAACGGGCGCAAGTCCGTTTTCTCCCTCCCCGGCCTGTTTCGTTGGAATCGATTGATCGCCCTGTTGGGTGCTATAGCTGTTCTATTATTCTTTGTATACCCCATCCTGAAGCTGGTTCTTCTCAGTTTTCAGGGTGAGCAAGGGTTAACGTTAGCACATTATAACGAATTGCTTCAGCAGGAGCGCTTCTGGTCCACATTACGCAATACTGTATATATCGTCATCGGTTCAACTGTGTTCTCGCTCGTGATTGGAACTGCACTGGCCTGGGTCGTCGCCTATACGGATATACGACACAAATCGGCCCTTCATATGGGAATCATGCTTTGTTTTATTCTTCCCTCTTATGTTCTCACGTTATCTTGGTCTTCATTTACCGGGTCACAGAGCTGGCTCGCACATCTGCTGCAATGGATTCATCCCGATCTGGCTCCTTGGAGCATGTACAGTATGGGGGGCATCGTGTTTGTGATGGGTATTCATCATTTTCCGTTGGTGTATATGTTCACTTTGGATGTACTCCGCAAAATCCCGCCTGATCTGGAGTGGGCAGCCAGAGCCGGTGGTGCCAGCAGGATCGAGGTCTTCCGTCGTATTACACTGCCGCTTGCTCTTCCGGGTCTAACGGCAGGCGGATTGCTGGTTTTCCTGGCTTCGCTGGACAATTTCGGAATACCTGCTTTCCTTGGCACACCTGTAAATATTTCCGTTCTCAGTACACTTATATATGAAGAGATTATTGGATTCGGCCCTTCGGCATTTGCCCGTGGTGCATCGTTATCTGTACTACTCGGTGCTGCTGCGGTAGTCGGCAGTCTGTTGCAATGGATTCTTTTACGTAAAAGTCATGCTTCGGATACGATGCAACCTGATCTTACCCCAAGGTATAATTTGGGTCGCATGCGCAAGCCGCTGACCTTGGCCATATGGGCAGGTCTCGCACTGATTACAATTATTCCGTTGTCTTCGATGATATCGATGTCTTTAAAAAGAGCGTATGGTCTCGGTCTGACTCCTGCCAATATGACCCTGGACAATTATAAATATATTCTCTTCGAGAATGAGCGTGTATGGCAGGCGATCCAGAACAGCCTGGTCCTCTCCCTTGTCACGATGCTGGCTTGTCTGATTATTGGTTCAGGATTTGCTTATATACGAGTTCGCAAGCCTAATCAATTCAATAAAATGGCCGAACTGGCCACTGCTGTTCCCTATACATTACCCGGCATTGTGTTCGCACTGTCCATGATTCTGGTATGGATGGAGCCGGTTCCCGGTTGGAACCCTGGCATCTATGGGACCATGACCATTTTGTTTATTGCCTACATCTGCCGATTCCTTATTCTTCAGATCCGTTCAAGTGTCACTTCATTCATGCAGTTGGATGCATCCATGGAAGAAGCCGCGCGGATATCCGGAGCCGGTTTCTGGCGTAAATGGACTGCTGTTCTGCTGCCCTTACTGCTGCCAGGTATTCTGACCGGAGGTATGTTGGTCTTCCTGACTGCACTGACCGAGCTTACTGTATCGGCATTGTTATATTCATCAGGTTCACAGACCATTGGTGTTACCATATTTAGTTTTGAACAGGCAGGAGATACCCTCTATTCAACTGCATTGTCCAGTCTGATTGTCGCACTTATTGCGGCAGGCGGAGTTATTTTGCTCATCGCTCAACGTTGGGCAACTCGTAAGGGAGTGAAGTCATGA
- a CDS encoding ABC transporter substrate-binding protein, with the protein MIPFKKSLLLPLLAGMIVFSGCSAQGQATTDQDSSGAASSTVSGKLSFYTSQPEEDAGKLVKAFNDKYPDVQVSIFRSGTEEVTAKLQAERQAGKTQADVLLLADAVTFENLKKDDLLQSYKSPELSEIPTDLVDPDGMYAGTKVMATVLATNTQKVTTQPTSWQVLTLPDSKDASIMPSPLYSGAAAYNIGVFSRTDGFGWDFLQETKMNGMAVIKGNGAVMKAVASGEKSYGVVVDYLVAREKAKGSPVELIYPEEGVPIITEPIGIMKEAANVPASQAFVDFILSEEGQKLSAEIGYSPIREGIAPPEGLKGVSEMKILPGDAAKLAADRETDKQQFINVFGE; encoded by the coding sequence GTGATTCCATTCAAAAAGTCGTTACTACTGCCCCTTTTGGCAGGCATGATTGTATTCAGCGGTTGTTCTGCACAGGGACAAGCCACGACAGATCAAGATAGTTCAGGCGCAGCTTCGAGCACAGTCTCAGGTAAGCTTTCATTCTATACATCCCAACCAGAAGAAGATGCAGGCAAACTGGTAAAGGCGTTTAACGATAAATATCCTGATGTTCAAGTCAGCATCTTCCGTTCCGGAACCGAAGAAGTCACTGCCAAGCTTCAGGCAGAGCGTCAAGCGGGTAAAACACAGGCGGATGTACTCCTGCTGGCCGATGCCGTTACCTTTGAAAATCTGAAAAAAGATGACCTTCTACAATCGTACAAGTCCCCAGAGCTAAGTGAAATCCCGACAGATCTGGTTGATCCGGACGGTATGTACGCCGGTACGAAGGTTATGGCAACGGTACTCGCTACCAACACCCAAAAAGTCACTACTCAACCGACATCTTGGCAAGTGCTGACCCTGCCGGACAGTAAGGACGCAAGTATTATGCCGAGTCCCTTATACTCTGGTGCAGCAGCATACAACATCGGTGTGTTTAGTCGAACAGATGGGTTTGGATGGGATTTTCTACAGGAAACCAAGATGAATGGCATGGCCGTAATTAAAGGAAATGGTGCCGTTATGAAAGCTGTAGCCAGCGGTGAAAAATCATATGGCGTCGTTGTTGATTACCTCGTAGCACGTGAAAAAGCGAAAGGTTCTCCAGTTGAACTGATCTATCCAGAAGAAGGTGTTCCCATCATTACAGAACCGATCGGGATTATGAAAGAAGCTGCCAACGTACCGGCTTCTCAAGCCTTTGTAGATTTCATTCTCTCTGAAGAGGGCCAGAAGTTGTCTGCCGAGATCGGTTACTCCCCTATTCGTGAAGGTATTGCCCCACCTGAAGGATTGAAAGGTGTATCAGAAATGAAGATTTTGCCTGGCGATGCGGCCAAACTTGCAGCGGATCGTGAAACAGATAAACAGCAATTCATTAATGTGTTTGGCGAGTAA
- a CDS encoding Cof-type HAD-IIB family hydrolase: MYRLLALDLDGTMLNPDKMITPMTRSSIQQLISAEVNVTIASGRFPASVWSHAREVSMNFPLVALNGAVTVDPLTGQLLDCVALKIEDMLFMLDVIQQEGAYIHFYGYNVLYVQEINDINRNWAINNRVNRPELDSFEERDELDAIEADFIRFVEVGKDFRTFVNQMPGMLFKAAVICTDHDSRENLFRTLEESGLFQCTRTGSLRFDVNSAGVSKRGALERLCHAHQIEREQVAAAGDYDNDLDMLQWAGLGIAMGNAELHVKEIANVVTGSNAEDGVAQAIHTFLL; the protein is encoded by the coding sequence ATGTACAGATTGTTAGCCCTTGATCTGGACGGTACGATGCTCAATCCAGATAAAATGATAACACCTATGACACGAAGTTCCATTCAACAATTAATCTCAGCGGAAGTGAATGTCACGATTGCATCTGGGCGATTTCCCGCTTCCGTATGGTCACACGCTAGGGAAGTCTCCATGAATTTCCCACTGGTTGCACTAAACGGTGCCGTGACGGTAGATCCCTTGACAGGACAACTGCTTGATTGCGTTGCGCTGAAAATAGAAGATATGCTGTTCATGTTGGATGTCATCCAGCAAGAAGGAGCCTACATCCATTTCTATGGATACAATGTCCTCTATGTTCAAGAGATTAATGATATCAATAGGAACTGGGCCATCAACAATAGGGTCAACAGACCGGAATTGGATTCTTTCGAAGAACGTGATGAACTTGATGCTATAGAGGCTGATTTTATTCGCTTCGTTGAAGTCGGAAAGGATTTCAGAACCTTTGTAAACCAGATGCCAGGCATGCTGTTCAAAGCAGCCGTGATCTGTACAGACCACGACTCACGCGAAAACCTGTTTCGTACCCTTGAAGAATCAGGGTTATTCCAATGTACACGAACAGGAAGTTTGCGGTTTGATGTTAATTCAGCCGGAGTTAGTAAACGAGGCGCACTGGAACGTTTATGTCATGCACATCAGATCGAACGCGAACAGGTAGCTGCAGCCGGGGATTATGATAATGATCTGGACATGCTGCAATGGGCAGGATTAGGAATCGCCATGGGAAATGCAGAGCTTCATGTGAAGGAAATCGCTAATGTTGTCACTGGCAGCAACGCTGAAGATGGCGTTGCACAGGCAATCCATACGTTTTTACTCTAA
- a CDS encoding MBL fold metallo-hydrolase, whose protein sequence is MQIKTDRGAKMNVKILGYWGGYPAAGGATAGYLVTTDEGQILLDCGSGVMSKLPTETCVEDLSGVILSHLHHDHIADLGVLQYAAAGAIRNGRMLNKLKLYAPDNPVDILNGLYGEHTEVISIDPSSKIQLAGAEIEFVQVQHTITCYAVKITYQGKVLVYSGDTSYCDSLIELARDADIFLCEATICEGSVHTTGQGHMNALQAGMIAGQANVKQLVLVHLPGDGDLEFMRDEASRSFQGPVDIPEPLRMYVV, encoded by the coding sequence ATGCAGATCAAGACAGACAGAGGTGCAAAGATGAATGTGAAGATATTAGGTTACTGGGGTGGTTATCCCGCCGCTGGCGGAGCAACTGCGGGATACCTTGTAACCACAGATGAAGGGCAGATTTTGTTGGACTGTGGTAGCGGCGTTATGAGTAAGCTCCCCACCGAGACATGCGTGGAAGATCTATCAGGTGTTATTTTGTCTCACTTGCATCATGATCATATCGCGGATTTGGGAGTCCTCCAATATGCTGCAGCGGGTGCGATCCGCAATGGTCGCATGTTGAATAAACTGAAGCTGTATGCTCCGGATAATCCAGTGGATATTCTGAATGGTCTATATGGTGAACATACCGAGGTCATCTCGATTGATCCTTCATCCAAAATTCAGCTTGCTGGCGCAGAAATCGAATTTGTACAGGTGCAGCATACCATTACATGTTATGCCGTTAAGATCACATATCAAGGCAAGGTGCTGGTGTATTCCGGTGATACCTCGTACTGTGATTCTCTTATCGAACTCGCTCGGGATGCAGACATCTTTCTATGTGAGGCTACCATCTGTGAAGGCAGTGTACACACAACTGGCCAAGGACATATGAATGCTCTTCAGGCAGGCATGATTGCTGGTCAGGCTAACGTCAAGCAGCTCGTCCTTGTCCATCTTCCCGGAGATGGCGATCTGGAGTTCATGCGGGATGAAGCAAGTCGCTCTTTCCAAGGACCTGTGGATATACCCGAACCACTTCGTATGTATGTTGTGTAA
- a CDS encoding sugar-binding transcriptional regulator — MYYYESWTQEKIAEKLGVSRPVISKMLQRAKEEGIIEIVIHDDDYETSKLEKKLEDLFNLKQVLVVPTKDLNKELLSSAVGKAAAQFVQKLIKNGDRVGVSWGNTLYHMVREFPLEKKENVKIIPLVGGTGNSRNEMHSNQIAYELSKKMGVTCDTLYAPAVVETEELREQIIGMPNISAVLKEGENINLALVGIGNPYSMSTMERSGYLNEQVLTELEALHTVADINSVFITREGTITEHPINHRVIGLGLEQLKKTKTVVGMAFGLHKIDCILAALRGGYINMLITDEATASHITKI, encoded by the coding sequence ATGTATTATTATGAATCCTGGACACAGGAGAAGATTGCGGAGAAGTTAGGTGTATCGAGGCCAGTCATCTCCAAGATGCTGCAACGTGCGAAGGAAGAAGGCATTATTGAGATTGTCATTCATGATGATGATTACGAAACGTCCAAATTGGAGAAAAAACTGGAAGACTTATTTAACCTCAAACAGGTCTTGGTCGTTCCAACCAAGGATCTGAATAAAGAGTTGTTGTCGAGTGCTGTAGGCAAGGCTGCCGCTCAATTTGTCCAAAAATTAATTAAAAACGGTGACCGTGTGGGTGTCTCATGGGGCAATACGCTCTATCATATGGTGCGAGAGTTCCCTTTGGAGAAAAAAGAGAATGTCAAAATCATTCCACTGGTGGGTGGAACAGGGAATTCGCGCAATGAAATGCACTCTAATCAGATCGCCTATGAGTTATCCAAAAAAATGGGCGTAACCTGTGATACGTTATATGCTCCGGCCGTTGTGGAAACAGAAGAGTTAAGGGAGCAAATTATTGGCATGCCTAATATTTCGGCCGTTCTTAAAGAGGGGGAGAATATTAATCTCGCGCTGGTTGGGATCGGAAATCCGTATTCCATGTCAACGATGGAACGATCGGGTTATCTGAATGAGCAAGTGTTAACTGAATTAGAAGCACTTCACACGGTAGCGGATATTAATTCTGTGTTTATTACTCGTGAAGGTACAATCACCGAGCATCCCATTAATCATAGAGTCATTGGCCTTGGACTGGAGCAGTTAAAGAAGACTAAAACGGTGGTAGGCATGGCCTTTGGTTTGCACAAAATAGACTGCATACTGGCTGCTTTGCGGGGTGGATATATTAATATGCTCATTACGGATGAAGCCACAGCAAGTCATATTACAAAAATTTGA
- a CDS encoding WYL domain-containing protein — MPKNDNMLAMLWMLNSGSKVTAKQMSEKLEINIRTVYRYIDALCTSGVPIISDTGHNGGYSLLNQHIKAPLLFDIDEKKALLQAAVFAKEAGYPLSEALDNATSKLRMYSNQDQENTLRRHLAGFNVINRMGDPSVQSILAELEQAVANDCSVEIDYLRSRDEQPKNRVIDPYGMVYWNNKWYTIAFCHLRNEFRSFRADRILRIKHTPLRFKRSEAFSAREFFLQNLLPDVGGEEGLISLVIEGRSEALDDLGLHWFMGHYLKERTSNQAIFLFDEKSIDTYVPYFLLSYGKSIQVIEPRRLKDKLVAVVSELMEYYQL, encoded by the coding sequence ATGCCAAAGAACGATAATATGTTAGCCATGCTATGGATGCTGAATTCAGGCAGCAAAGTAACTGCAAAACAGATGTCCGAAAAGTTAGAAATCAATATAAGAACCGTATATCGCTATATTGATGCATTATGCACCAGTGGAGTACCGATTATTTCCGATACAGGTCACAACGGCGGGTATAGCTTGCTGAATCAGCATATCAAAGCACCTCTATTATTTGATATTGATGAAAAAAAGGCACTTCTCCAAGCTGCTGTTTTTGCAAAAGAAGCTGGATACCCTTTGAGTGAGGCATTGGACAATGCGACATCCAAATTGAGAATGTATTCAAATCAGGATCAGGAAAACACACTTCGCCGTCATTTAGCCGGGTTTAACGTTATCAATCGCATGGGAGATCCATCCGTTCAGTCAATCTTGGCGGAATTGGAGCAAGCCGTGGCTAATGATTGTTCTGTCGAAATTGATTATCTCAGAAGCCGAGATGAACAACCCAAGAATAGAGTAATAGACCCGTATGGAATGGTTTACTGGAATAATAAATGGTATACCATTGCGTTTTGCCACTTGAGAAATGAATTCCGCAGCTTTCGGGCAGATCGGATTCTGCGAATCAAGCATACTCCGCTCCGCTTTAAGCGTTCGGAAGCTTTTTCTGCTCGTGAATTTTTCCTGCAAAATTTATTGCCTGATGTAGGAGGGGAAGAGGGGTTAATTTCCTTGGTTATCGAAGGCCGATCAGAGGCATTGGACGACTTGGGGCTGCATTGGTTTATGGGACATTATCTGAAAGAACGGACTTCTAATCAAGCCATCTTTTTATTTGATGAAAAATCAATTGATACATACGTCCCCTATTTTCTCCTCTCCTATGGGAAATCCATTCAAGTCATCGAACCACGGCGCTTGAAGGACAAACTTGTTGCTGTGGTATCCGAGTTAATGGAATACTATCAACTTTAA
- the map gene encoding type I methionyl aminopeptidase, which translates to MIARTEEDFNGLKEIGKIVASIRDELVQRTIPGITTKELDDLAGELFEKAGAVSAPKSEYNFPGFTCISVNEEVAHGIPGDRVIQEGDIVNIDVSGSKNSYFADTGISFVVGEGAEVLTKICDVVKLAFEAGLKKAKPGSKKSGIGKTVFQTARQHELTVIKNLTGHGVGRGIHEAPDHIYNYNDPSDDELLKEGMVIAFEPFISTSEEEVVQTGDGWTFVTKNSYVAQIEHTIILTKNGPIIVTL; encoded by the coding sequence ATGATCGCAAGAACAGAAGAAGATTTTAATGGCTTGAAGGAAATTGGCAAAATTGTAGCTTCTATTAGAGATGAATTGGTTCAAAGAACCATCCCAGGCATAACCACTAAAGAACTTGATGATTTGGCAGGAGAGCTTTTTGAGAAAGCTGGCGCAGTTTCTGCTCCAAAAAGTGAATATAATTTCCCGGGATTTACTTGTATTAGTGTTAATGAAGAAGTGGCACATGGTATTCCGGGAGATCGGGTTATTCAAGAAGGGGACATCGTCAATATTGATGTGTCTGGCTCCAAGAACAGTTATTTTGCAGATACGGGAATCTCGTTTGTCGTAGGCGAAGGTGCAGAAGTGTTAACGAAAATATGCGACGTTGTTAAACTGGCATTTGAAGCAGGCCTTAAAAAAGCAAAACCGGGCTCCAAAAAAAGCGGAATCGGGAAAACCGTATTCCAAACTGCCAGACAGCATGAATTAACGGTTATTAAAAACCTTACAGGACATGGTGTTGGACGTGGAATACACGAAGCACCTGACCACATCTATAATTATAATGATCCATCGGATGATGAATTGTTAAAAGAAGGCATGGTTATTGCTTTCGAGCCATTTATCTCAACTTCAGAAGAAGAAGTAGTCCAAACTGGAGATGGCTGGACCTTTGTTACTAAAAACAGCTATGTAGCTCAAATAGAACATACCATTATTCTTACTAAAAATGGTCCAATTATTGTCACTCTTTAA